Proteins encoded within one genomic window of Bacillus thuringiensis:
- a CDS encoding (2,3-dihydroxybenzoyl)adenylate synthase — MLVGYTEWPKEFADRYREEGYWLGETFGGVLRERAEKYGDQIAVVSGKTHITYSELDKKVDRLAAGLLNLGIKKEDRVVIQLPNIIEFFEICFALFRIGALPVFALPSHRSSEISYFYEFGEANAYVISDKALGFDYRKLAREVKEKVPNLQYVIVVGEEEEFVNINDLYMDPVPLPEVQPSDVAFLQLSGGTTGLSKLIPRTHDDYIYSLRVSAEICNLSAESVYMAVLPVAHNYPMSSPGTFGTFYAGGKVVLATGGSPDEAFTLIEKEKVTITALVPPLAMIWLDAASSRNTDLSSLEVIQVGGAKFSAEVARRIRPTFGCTLQQVFGMAEGLVNYTRLDDPEEIIIHTQGRPMSALDEVRVVDENDNDVQPGEVGSLLTRGPYTIRGYYKAEEHNARSFTKDGFYRTGDLVKVNEQGYIIVEGRDKDQINRGGEKVAAEEVENHLLAHDAVHDVAIVSMPDDYLGERTCAFVIARGQVPAVSELKMFLRERGIAAYKIPDRIEFIESFPQTGVGKVSKKELRKVIAEKLIIVKQ; from the coding sequence ATGCTAGTAGGTTATACGGAATGGCCAAAAGAATTTGCAGATCGTTATCGGGAAGAAGGGTATTGGCTTGGTGAAACATTTGGAGGAGTGTTAAGAGAGCGCGCTGAGAAATATGGAGATCAAATCGCGGTTGTAAGCGGTAAGACGCATATAACGTATAGTGAACTTGATAAAAAGGTAGATCGTTTAGCAGCAGGTTTACTGAATTTAGGAATAAAGAAAGAGGACAGAGTTGTAATCCAGTTACCTAACATTATCGAGTTTTTCGAAATATGTTTTGCACTATTTCGAATTGGAGCGCTTCCTGTCTTTGCACTACCTTCACATCGAAGCAGTGAAATTAGTTATTTTTATGAGTTTGGCGAGGCGAACGCTTACGTTATTTCAGATAAGGCTCTCGGTTTTGATTATCGAAAACTAGCAAGAGAAGTGAAAGAGAAAGTGCCAAATTTACAATATGTAATTGTAGTGGGAGAAGAAGAAGAGTTTGTGAACATAAATGATCTGTATATGGATCCCGTTCCATTACCAGAAGTTCAGCCAAGTGATGTTGCGTTTCTCCAATTATCAGGAGGGACAACAGGACTTTCTAAATTAATTCCTAGAACACATGATGACTATATTTATAGTTTACGTGTTAGCGCTGAAATTTGTAATTTAAGTGCAGAGAGTGTCTATATGGCCGTTCTTCCAGTAGCACATAATTACCCGATGAGTTCTCCAGGGACATTTGGAACTTTCTATGCGGGTGGAAAAGTTGTGCTGGCAACTGGAGGTAGTCCGGATGAGGCATTTACACTTATCGAAAAAGAAAAAGTTACGATTACTGCTCTCGTACCGCCATTAGCAATGATATGGCTTGATGCTGCATCTTCTCGTAATACCGATTTATCAAGCCTAGAGGTGATTCAAGTAGGTGGTGCTAAGTTTAGCGCTGAGGTTGCAAGACGTATACGCCCTACATTTGGATGTACGTTACAGCAAGTATTCGGTATGGCGGAAGGATTAGTGAACTATACAAGATTAGACGATCCGGAAGAAATTATTATTCATACACAAGGTAGACCAATGTCTGCACTCGATGAAGTACGAGTTGTTGATGAAAATGACAACGATGTACAACCTGGCGAAGTAGGTAGTTTATTAACACGAGGTCCATATACAATTCGTGGTTACTATAAAGCCGAAGAGCATAATGCACGATCATTTACAAAGGATGGATTTTATCGCACAGGTGATCTTGTAAAAGTAAATGAACAAGGATACATCATTGTAGAAGGAAGAGATAAAGATCAAATTAACCGTGGTGGTGAGAAAGTTGCTGCGGAAGAAGTTGAAAATCATCTATTAGCACACGATGCGGTCCATGACGTAGCAATTGTATCTATGCCTGACGATTATTTAGGTGAACGCACCTGTGCTTTTGTTATAGCTCGCGGACAAGTTCCGGCAGTAAGTGAATTAAAAATGTTTTTAAGAGAACGTGGTATAGCGGCTTATAAAATTCCAGATCGAATTGAATTTATTGAATCATTTCCGCAAACAGGAGTCGGAAAAGTCAGCAAAAAAGAACTACGTAAAGTCATTGCTGAAAAACTTATTATAGTAAAACAATAA
- a CDS encoding isochorismatase family protein, whose translation MAIPSISVYKMPIESELPKNKVNWTPDPKRAVLLIHDMQEYFLDAYSDKESPKVALISNIKMIREKCKELGIPVVYTAQPGGQTLEQRGLLQDFWGDGIPAGPDKKKIVDELTPDEDDIFLTKWRYSAFKKTNLLEILNEQGRDQLIICGIYAHIGCLLTACEAFMDGIEPFFVADAVADFSLEHHKQALEYASNRCAVTTSTNLLLKDLQSVKGDESEGITIQEVHELVAQLLREPVVSIDIDEDLLNRGLDSVRIMSLVEKWRREGKEITFADLAERPTVAGWYSLLSSQTAQVL comes from the coding sequence ATGGCTATCCCATCTATTTCAGTATATAAAATGCCAATTGAATCAGAACTACCAAAAAATAAAGTGAATTGGACACCAGATCCGAAACGTGCAGTACTTTTAATTCATGACATGCAAGAATATTTTCTTGATGCATATAGCGATAAAGAATCACCAAAAGTAGCACTTATTTCAAATATTAAAATGATAAGAGAAAAATGTAAGGAACTTGGTATACCAGTTGTTTATACAGCACAACCTGGTGGGCAAACGTTAGAACAACGAGGTTTATTACAAGACTTTTGGGGTGACGGTATTCCTGCTGGACCAGATAAAAAGAAAATTGTTGATGAACTTACTCCTGATGAAGATGATATATTCCTAACAAAATGGAGATATAGTGCATTTAAAAAGACAAATCTATTAGAAATTTTAAATGAACAAGGAAGAGATCAACTCATTATTTGCGGTATTTATGCGCATATTGGCTGTCTTTTAACAGCTTGTGAAGCATTTATGGATGGTATAGAGCCGTTCTTTGTAGCAGATGCAGTTGCTGATTTTTCACTAGAGCATCATAAACAAGCATTGGAGTATGCATCTAATAGATGTGCAGTAACGACATCAACAAACCTACTGTTAAAAGATTTACAAAGTGTAAAAGGTGATGAGAGTGAAGGAATCACTATACAGGAAGTGCATGAACTAGTTGCACAACTACTTCGTGAGCCAGTAGTGAGTATTGATATTGATGAGGACTTATTAAATAGAGGGCTTGATTCGGTCAGAATTATGAGTTTAGTAGAGAAATGGCGTCGTGAAGGGAAAGAAATCACTTTTGCAGATTTAGCAGAACGTCCAACTGTTGCAGGTTGGTACAGTTTACTATCTTCACAAACAGCACAGGTGCTGTAA
- a CDS encoding amino acid adenylation domain-containing protein, translating to MPNSQKIRHSLSSAQSGMWFAQQLDPLNPIYNTGEYVEINGNIHQDIFELAVRKVVMEAEALHVRFEEDDIGPWQVVEESQFHMHFIDVRKEENPEEAAKVWMKNDLSIPVNLKKDTLFTEALIQVENNRFFWYQRIHHIVMDGYGFSLLSQKVANEYTSLIEETNKNEKPFGSLAKVVQENIEYRESKKFQEDRTFWLEKFADEPEVVSLAERAPRTSNGFSRETAYLSSSSTKTLLEDINISLTSWPEFIVAVTSIYMHKLTGANDIVLGLPMMGRLGSVSIHTPSMVMNLVPLRITVTPNITLAELLQQVSKEIRDVRRHYKYRHEELRRDLKLLGENQRLFGPLVNVMPFDYGLNFAGNRGITHNLSAGPVDDLSINVYKRFDQNELMIHFDANPEVYNGAELALHKERFMSLFELVVNNYEKNESIGKINITLPEENHKVLLEWNETKEDDELISLPISFEKQVQKNPNKLAITCDGVNLTYKELNERANELAHYLVEEGIRPNQFVALVFPRSIEMVVSMLAVLKAGAAYLPIDPEYPAERINYIVNDAKPVCIITHSSVSSKLVIENDMKKIVLDEEETKLALHTYSRMNIACKNDVSLLNPAYTIYTSGSTGNPKGVIVPMRGLSNFLMAMQQKFSLNEHDHLLAVTTFAFDISALEIYLPLISGASLTIAQKEDIQEPSVLTTLLQEERVTIMQATPTLWQALVTDYPEKLQGINILVGGEALPAHLANKLKELGCSITNLYGPTETTIWSTFMNIDEGEKGIPPIGKPICNTEVYVLDAGLQPVPPGVIGELYIAGEGLASGYLGKPELTAERFVANPYGKPGQRMYRTGDLVKWRKDGVLEYMSRADHQIKIRGFRIELAEIEMVIQRHENVKQAVVIVREDHPNDKRIIAYIVAEEKGTIHLAEIRSYVSESLANYMLPSAFVLLEELPLTPNGKVDRKKLPAPDFNGMNNERVARNPKEEILCDLFAEVLGVSRISIDDNFFEMGGHSLLASRLMARIRETLSVELGIGKLFESPTVAELAKQLNHANSARPAIQKASRPNEVPLSFAQRRLWFLNCLEGPSPTYNIPLVIRMNGILNREALQGAFYDVVEKHETLRTIFPNVLGSSYQKILDMENLNLEMVITNTCKDELESVLSEAVRYSFNLDFEPAVRLQLFTVSENEHVLLILLHHIVGDGWSLQPLTRDFTAAYKARCQGDRVQLETLPVQYADYALWQQQLLGGETTQESLISTQLDFWKKELKGLPDQLELPTDYQRPMETSYRGETIHFHIDAGMHSRLVELARKNGVSLFMVLQAGLSALFTRLGAGTDIPIGSPIAGRNDDVLSDIVGLFVNTLVLRTNTSGDPSFKELLNRVKQVNLAAYENQDVPFERLVEVLNPVRTRNSHPLFQVMLAFQNTPEAIFDVPDIEASLEIQSVGSAKFDLTFEISESNGVDGTPNGLQGLLEFSTDLYKRETVQKLVERYILLLDDAAKHPDQSIGRLEILTLAERNTVLEKWNGGFQITSEMTLSQLFEQQAHLSPNSIAVVFEDEKLNYEELNKKANKIARLLIAKGIGPDQLVALAMPRSLNMVVSLLAVLKAGAGYLPLDPDYPADRISFMLHDAKPTCVLTNSEVEIECDEALKVLVDDVKVIAEVEKYSEENIDEVERIKPLSPSHIAYVIYTSGSTGRPKGVMIPHQNVVRLLGATDHWFQFDGNDVWTMFHSYAFDFSVWEIWGPLLYGGRLVVVPHTVSRSPKEFLQLLVKEKVTVLNQTPSAFYQLMQADRENEEIDQKLSLRYVVFGGEALELSRLEDWYSRHPHNAPKLINMYGITETTVHVSYIELDETIVSLRANSLIGCSIPDLKVYVLDNYLQPVPPGVVGEMYVAGAGLARGYLGRAGLTAERFIADPFGKPGTRMYRTGDLARWRKDGTLDYIGRADHQIKIRGFRIELGEIEAVIMKHPKVEQVAVIVREDQPGDKRLVSYIVASNNEAIDTNEMRQFASGSLPDYMVPYAFVVVNELPLTPNGKLDRKALPAPEFIASSSSRGPRTPQEEMLCDLFTEVLSVPQIGIDDGFFDLGGHSLLAVQLMSRMKEALGVELNIGTLFAAPTVAGLAERLEMGNGQSALDVLLPLRASGDQLPLFCVHPAGGLSWCYAGLMKSLGTDYPIYGVQARGIAKNEELPKSLEEMAADYLKHVREVQPHGPYRLLGWSLGGNVVHAMAAQLQNEGEEVELLVMLDSYPGHFLPNTEAPTEEEALIALLALGGYDPDNMDGKPLTMESAVEILRKDGSALASLEEETILNLKETYVNSVGLLGKYVPKVYNGDILFFRSTVIPDWFDPISPNTWLNYLDGQIVQHDIDCRHKDLCQPDPLTEIGQVLAKYLQNKKGVSTV from the coding sequence ATGCCTAACAGTCAAAAGATTCGTCATTCGTTATCATCTGCGCAGTCTGGTATGTGGTTTGCGCAACAATTAGATCCGCTTAATCCGATATATAATACTGGGGAATATGTAGAAATAAACGGAAATATTCATCAAGACATTTTTGAATTAGCTGTACGTAAAGTTGTAATGGAAGCAGAGGCACTTCACGTTCGCTTCGAAGAGGATGATATTGGCCCATGGCAAGTTGTTGAAGAATCACAGTTTCATATGCATTTTATTGACGTTCGTAAAGAAGAAAACCCTGAAGAAGCTGCTAAAGTATGGATGAAAAATGATTTATCTATACCAGTCAATTTGAAAAAAGATACATTATTTACTGAAGCACTTATTCAAGTTGAAAATAATCGTTTCTTTTGGTATCAGCGCATCCATCACATTGTGATGGATGGCTATGGATTTTCACTTCTTAGCCAAAAGGTAGCGAATGAGTATACATCACTTATAGAAGAAACAAATAAGAATGAAAAGCCATTTGGTTCTCTTGCAAAAGTTGTGCAAGAAAATATTGAGTATCGTGAGTCTAAAAAATTTCAGGAAGATCGTACTTTTTGGTTAGAAAAATTTGCGGATGAACCAGAAGTTGTAAGCTTGGCAGAGCGAGCACCGAGAACATCAAATGGATTTTCACGAGAAACAGCTTATTTATCTAGTTCTAGCACGAAAACTTTATTAGAAGATATCAATATTTCGTTAACAAGTTGGCCGGAATTCATTGTCGCTGTAACAAGTATTTATATGCATAAGTTAACAGGTGCAAATGATATTGTTTTAGGTTTACCGATGATGGGACGTCTAGGTTCGGTATCTATTCATACACCAAGTATGGTAATGAATTTAGTGCCACTTCGTATTACAGTAACTCCAAATATAACTCTTGCGGAATTATTGCAGCAAGTTTCTAAAGAAATCCGAGATGTACGTCGCCATTATAAATACCGTCATGAGGAATTAAGAAGAGACTTAAAGTTACTAGGTGAAAATCAAAGGTTGTTTGGACCGTTAGTGAATGTTATGCCTTTTGATTACGGGCTAAATTTTGCTGGAAATCGTGGTATTACGCATAATTTATCAGCAGGACCTGTCGATGATTTATCAATAAATGTATATAAACGTTTTGATCAAAATGAGCTAATGATTCATTTTGATGCAAATCCTGAAGTATATAATGGCGCGGAGCTAGCATTGCATAAAGAAAGATTTATGAGTCTATTTGAATTAGTAGTAAATAATTATGAGAAAAACGAGTCGATTGGAAAAATAAACATTACTCTGCCTGAAGAAAATCATAAAGTTTTATTGGAATGGAATGAAACGAAGGAAGACGATGAGTTAATCAGTCTGCCTATATCATTTGAAAAACAAGTGCAAAAAAATCCCAATAAACTAGCCATTACTTGTGACGGTGTAAACCTTACGTATAAAGAGCTAAATGAACGAGCGAATGAACTAGCACATTATTTAGTAGAAGAAGGAATACGACCAAACCAGTTTGTAGCTTTAGTATTCCCTAGATCAATAGAAATGGTAGTTAGTATGCTAGCAGTCTTAAAGGCTGGTGCAGCGTATTTACCAATAGATCCAGAATACCCAGCAGAAAGAATTAATTATATAGTAAATGATGCAAAACCAGTTTGTATCATAACACATTCATCTGTTTCATCTAAGTTAGTTATAGAAAATGATATGAAAAAAATTGTATTAGATGAAGAAGAAACGAAACTAGCGTTACATACATATTCTCGTATGAATATAGCATGTAAGAATGATGTATCACTTTTAAACCCAGCCTATACAATATATACTTCAGGCTCAACAGGAAACCCAAAAGGTGTAATTGTTCCTATGAGAGGTTTAAGTAACTTTTTAATGGCTATGCAACAAAAGTTTTCGTTAAATGAACATGATCATTTATTAGCAGTTACAACGTTTGCGTTTGATATTTCTGCTCTAGAAATTTATTTACCTCTTATTAGTGGTGCAAGTTTAACAATTGCGCAAAAAGAAGACATACAAGAGCCTTCTGTATTAACGACACTTTTACAAGAAGAAAGAGTGACCATTATGCAGGCTACACCGACGCTTTGGCAGGCGTTAGTAACTGATTATCCAGAAAAGCTACAAGGGATAAACATACTAGTTGGTGGTGAAGCTCTTCCAGCGCATTTAGCAAATAAATTAAAAGAATTAGGTTGCTCAATAACTAATTTATATGGACCAACTGAAACGACGATTTGGTCTACTTTCATGAACATTGATGAAGGTGAAAAGGGTATACCTCCTATTGGAAAGCCAATTTGCAATACAGAAGTGTATGTATTGGATGCAGGGTTACAACCAGTTCCACCTGGAGTTATTGGGGAATTATATATTGCAGGGGAAGGACTTGCAAGCGGATATTTAGGAAAACCTGAGTTAACAGCTGAACGGTTTGTTGCAAATCCTTATGGAAAACCAGGACAACGCATGTACCGTACAGGCGATCTAGTAAAATGGCGCAAAGATGGTGTTTTAGAGTACATGAGCCGCGCAGATCATCAAATTAAAATTCGTGGTTTCCGAATTGAATTAGCTGAAATTGAAATGGTAATACAACGACATGAAAATGTTAAGCAAGCCGTGGTTATAGTACGAGAAGACCACCCAAATGATAAACGAATCATTGCGTATATCGTTGCCGAAGAGAAGGGAACGATTCATCTTGCAGAAATTCGTTCTTACGTATCGGAAAGTTTAGCGAATTATATGTTGCCATCAGCATTTGTATTGCTAGAAGAATTACCATTAACGCCAAATGGTAAGGTTGACAGAAAGAAATTACCTGCTCCTGATTTTAATGGAATGAACAATGAGAGAGTTGCTAGAAATCCGAAAGAAGAAATATTATGTGATTTATTTGCAGAAGTACTTGGTGTTTCTCGAATTAGCATTGATGATAATTTCTTTGAAATGGGTGGACATTCACTTCTCGCATCTCGTTTAATGGCAAGAATTCGTGAAACGTTAAGTGTGGAATTAGGAATCGGGAAACTATTTGAATCACCGACTGTTGCCGAACTGGCGAAACAATTAAACCATGCAAATAGTGCAAGACCAGCTATTCAGAAAGCAAGTAGGCCAAATGAAGTTCCACTTTCATTTGCACAGCGCAGGTTATGGTTCTTAAATTGTTTAGAAGGTCCAAGTCCTACTTATAATATTCCGCTAGTCATTCGTATGAATGGAATATTGAATCGGGAAGCATTACAAGGTGCTTTTTATGATGTAGTTGAAAAACATGAAACACTTAGAACAATTTTCCCTAACGTATTAGGTAGTTCCTATCAGAAAATTTTAGATATGGAAAACTTAAATCTAGAAATGGTTATAACTAATACATGTAAAGATGAATTAGAAAGTGTACTTTCAGAGGCGGTAAGATATAGCTTTAACCTCGATTTTGAGCCGGCAGTTCGTTTGCAACTTTTTACAGTGAGTGAAAACGAACATGTATTGCTAATTCTATTGCACCATATTGTAGGGGATGGCTGGTCATTACAGCCTTTAACGAGAGATTTTACAGCGGCGTATAAAGCACGATGTCAAGGTGACAGAGTTCAGCTGGAGACACTTCCAGTTCAATACGCAGATTATGCACTTTGGCAACAGCAATTGTTAGGGGGTGAAACTACGCAAGAAAGTCTCATTTCAACACAATTAGATTTTTGGAAGAAAGAGTTAAAGGGATTACCAGATCAATTGGAGTTGCCTACAGATTATCAGCGTCCAATGGAAACGAGTTACAGAGGAGAAACCATTCATTTTCATATAGATGCAGGTATGCATAGTAGGTTAGTAGAGCTCGCACGGAAAAATGGAGTTAGTTTGTTTATGGTATTGCAAGCAGGGCTTAGTGCACTATTTACAAGATTAGGTGCAGGCACTGATATACCAATTGGAAGTCCGATTGCTGGAAGAAATGATGATGTACTTTCAGATATTGTTGGTTTATTTGTAAATACATTAGTGTTACGTACAAATACGTCAGGAGATCCAAGTTTTAAAGAATTATTAAATAGAGTGAAGCAGGTAAATCTTGCAGCTTATGAAAATCAAGATGTTCCATTTGAACGACTCGTTGAAGTTTTAAACCCAGTGCGTACTCGAAATAGTCATCCGCTATTTCAAGTTATGTTAGCTTTCCAAAATACGCCAGAAGCAATCTTTGATGTCCCGGATATAGAAGCGAGCCTTGAAATTCAAAGCGTTGGCTCTGCGAAGTTTGATCTAACATTTGAAATTAGTGAAAGTAACGGAGTTGATGGTACTCCAAATGGCTTACAGGGCTTATTAGAGTTTAGTACAGATTTATATAAACGTGAAACGGTTCAAAAATTAGTTGAACGATACATTCTGTTATTAGATGATGCAGCGAAACATCCGGATCAATCAATTGGTAGATTAGAAATATTAACTTTAGCAGAGCGAAATACAGTGTTAGAAAAGTGGAATGGTGGTTTTCAAATTACATCTGAAATGACGTTATCGCAATTATTTGAACAGCAGGCTCATTTAAGTCCAAATTCTATTGCGGTTGTCTTTGAAGATGAAAAGTTAAATTATGAAGAGCTGAATAAAAAAGCAAATAAAATAGCTCGATTGCTAATAGCAAAAGGAATTGGTCCTGATCAACTCGTTGCTTTAGCAATGCCAAGATCATTAAACATGGTTGTAAGCTTATTAGCTGTTCTTAAAGCTGGTGCTGGATACCTTCCGTTAGATCCAGATTACCCAGCAGACCGTATTTCATTTATGCTACACGATGCGAAACCAACATGTGTTTTAACGAATTCAGAAGTGGAAATTGAATGTGATGAGGCACTAAAAGTTTTAGTTGATGATGTAAAAGTAATAGCAGAAGTTGAGAAATATAGTGAAGAAAATATTGATGAAGTGGAACGCATTAAGCCATTATCTCCATCACATATTGCTTACGTTATTTATACGTCAGGCTCAACGGGTAGACCGAAAGGAGTTATGATACCTCATCAAAATGTAGTAAGACTTTTAGGAGCAACTGATCATTGGTTCCAGTTTGACGGAAACGATGTTTGGACGATGTTCCATTCATACGCTTTTGATTTCTCGGTTTGGGAAATTTGGGGACCTTTATTATACGGAGGGCGTTTAGTTGTAGTGCCACATACTGTAAGTCGCTCACCGAAAGAATTTTTACAGCTTCTTGTTAAAGAAAAGGTTACGGTTTTAAACCAAACTCCATCAGCGTTCTATCAATTGATGCAAGCGGATCGTGAAAATGAAGAGATTGACCAAAAATTATCTTTACGATATGTTGTTTTTGGAGGAGAAGCACTTGAGCTAAGTCGCTTAGAAGATTGGTATAGTCGACATCCTCATAACGCACCAAAGCTTATTAATATGTACGGTATTACGGAGACGACAGTACATGTTAGTTATATTGAATTAGATGAAACTATCGTTTCTTTACGGGCAAATAGTTTAATTGGGTGCAGTATACCTGACCTTAAAGTGTATGTGTTAGACAACTATTTACAACCAGTGCCACCTGGAGTAGTTGGAGAAATGTATGTTGCAGGTGCAGGGCTTGCGCGTGGATATTTAGGAAGAGCAGGATTAACGGCTGAACGCTTTATCGCAGATCCATTTGGAAAGCCAGGTACAAGAATGTATCGTACAGGAGACTTAGCTCGCTGGCGTAAAGATGGGACGCTAGATTATATAGGACGTGCAGATCATCAAATAAAAATTCGTGGATTCCGAATTGAATTAGGAGAAATAGAAGCAGTCATAATGAAGCACCCTAAAGTTGAGCAAGTAGCCGTTATTGTACGGGAAGATCAACCAGGGGATAAACGGTTAGTTTCTTATATCGTTGCATCAAATAATGAAGCGATTGATACGAATGAAATGCGTCAGTTTGCTAGTGGTAGTTTACCAGATTATATGGTTCCATACGCTTTTGTAGTAGTAAATGAGTTACCTTTAACTCCAAACGGTAAATTAGATAGAAAGGCATTGCCAGCTCCAGAATTTATCGCATCATCTTCTAGTCGTGGTCCAAGAACACCGCAAGAAGAAATGTTATGTGACTTGTTTACAGAAGTGCTAAGTGTACCTCAAATTGGAATTGATGACGGATTCTTTGATCTTGGCGGCCATTCACTCCTTGCAGTGCAGCTTATGAGCCGCATGAAAGAGGCGCTTGGAGTGGAACTAAACATTGGTACTTTATTTGCAGCACCGACTGTTGCAGGGTTAGCTGAAAGACTTGAGATGGGGAATGGTCAAAGTGCACTTGATGTGTTGCTTCCATTACGAGCAAGCGGGGATCAATTACCACTATTTTGTGTACATCCAGCAGGTGGATTAAGTTGGTGCTATGCAGGACTTATGAAATCTTTAGGAACAGATTATCCAATCTATGGTGTACAAGCACGTGGTATTGCTAAAAATGAAGAACTTCCAAAAAGTTTAGAGGAGATGGCGGCGGATTACTTGAAACACGTTCGTGAAGTACAGCCTCATGGACCATATCGTTTATTAGGTTGGTCGCTTGGGGGAAATGTTGTGCATGCAATGGCGGCGCAATTACAAAATGAAGGGGAAGAAGTAGAATTACTCGTTATGCTTGACTCTTATCCTGGACACTTCTTACCGAATACGGAAGCGCCTACTGAAGAGGAAGCGTTAATCGCATTACTTGCTTTAGGCGGATATGACCCAGATAACATGGATGGTAAACCACTTACAATGGAAAGTGCAGTTGAAATCCTTCGTAAAGATGGAAGTGCATTAGCAAGTCTTGAAGAAGAGACGATTTTGAATTTGAAAGAAACATATGTAAATTCAGTAGGGTTATTAGGGAAATATGTACCGAAAGTGTATAACGGTGATATCTTATTCTTTAGATCTACTGTTATACCAGACTGGTTTGATCCTATCTCTCCAAATACGTGGTTAAATTATTTAGACGGACAAATTGTGCAACACGATATTGATTGTAGACATAAAGATTTATGTCAACCAGATCCACTTACAGAAATTGGACAAGTATTAGCAAAATATTTGCAGAATAAGAAAGGAGTAAGTACAGTATGA
- a CDS encoding MbtH family protein → MTNPFENDNYTYKVLKNEEGQYSLWPIFLDVPIGWSVVYEEASRNDCLQYVENNWKDLNPKSNQAGEKIVVGKR, encoded by the coding sequence ATGACGAATCCGTTTGAAAATGATAATTACACATATAAAGTATTAAAAAATGAGGAGGGCCAGTATTCTCTCTGGCCTATCTTTCTTGATGTACCTATTGGTTGGAGTGTCGTATATGAAGAAGCTAGTAGAAACGATTGTTTACAATATGTTGAGAATAACTGGAAAGATTTGAATCCAAAAAGTAATCAAGCTGGCGAAAAAATAGTAGTAGGAAAACGATAA